A single Phragmites australis chromosome 4, lpPhrAust1.1, whole genome shotgun sequence DNA region contains:
- the LOC133915928 gene encoding small ribosomal subunit protein eS19-like, with protein sequence MAASTARTVKDVNPHEFVKAYSAHLKRSGKMELPEWVDIVKTARFKELPPSDPDWYYIRAASIARKIYLRQGIGVGGFQKIYGGRQRNGSRPPHFCKSSGAISRNILQQLQKMGIVDVDPKGGRLITSQGRRDLDQVAGRVAVEA encoded by the exons ATGGCGGCTTCAACGGCGAGGACGGTGAAGGACGTGAACCCGCACGAGTTCGTCAAGGCGTACTCCGCCCACCTCAAGCGCTCCGGCAAG ATGGAGCTGCCTGAGTGGGTTGACATTGTGAAGACTGCGAGGTTCAAGGAGCTCCCTCCTTCTGACCCTGATTGGTACTACATCAGGGCTG CCTCAATTGCAAGGAAGATCTACCTTAGGCAAGGCATTGGTGTGGGTGGCTTCCAGAAGATCTACGGTGGCCGCCAGAGGAACGGCTCACGCCCACCGCACTTCTGCAAGAGTAGTGGTGCCATATCACGCAACATCCTGCAGCAGTTGCAGAAGATGGGCATCGTTGATGTTGATCCCAAGGG TGGAAGGCTCATCACCTCCCAGGGAAGGCGTGATCTGGACCAAGTGGCTGGAAGGGTTGCTGTTGAAgcttga